The Gossypium arboreum isolate Shixiya-1 chromosome 6, ASM2569848v2, whole genome shotgun sequence DNA window AGATCTTCAAGGTCTTGTCTTGACTGGATGCTTCCTTGTACAAAGTCCGACTCACTTCCGGATCCGTCACAACATCTGCACTCCCATGGACTACTAGGAATGGGATACTTACATCACGCAGTTTTTCACTCAAAAGCTGAGTCACTCTCAAGAGTTCAACAACTGTCCCCAATCTGGGTTTCCCTCTGTATCTGACTGGGTTCTTGTTCCCAACAATCTTCTTTTCTTCTACTTTGATTGATTTGTGCAGAAGATCTTCGGTTGGTACAATGGCTAAAGTGGGCAAGAAATTGGAGATAAAAGTGAGGGCTTGAGGAATTGGCCATCTGGGTCTAACCTTGTCTGAGATTTTGCACATGGGTGCCACCAAAACAGCTCCTTGGAACCCATTTGGATCAGCAAAATGAACCAACAAACAAAGGGCACCACCCATTGATTCTCCATAAAGGAAACAAGGTAAAGCACCAAAGTTAGGATCTTGCTTGATGAGATTGAAGAAGGAGAGACAGTCTTGGACAACCAAATCAACATGTGGGACATAGCCTCTAAGGCCTTGAGACCTCCCATGGCCTTCCATGTCAAGGGCAAAGCAGGCAAACCCTTTCTGAGCAAGAAAGATTGATGTGGACTGGAAAGTCCAACTTATATCATTGCCATACCCATGGATCCCAAAGATGATGCCACGTGGAGGGCCAGAGAGTGGAAGCCATGATCTTGTGAAGAGAGAGAGGCCTCTTGGTGAAGTGTAGAACGATTTTGACCCTTTGATTCCTTGCAGCCTGTAATACTCTTCCTCTGAGATGTCGCCCCAGTAATGAAGGTTTTCTTCTTGTTCCACCATCCTTGGAGAAAAGATTGAGTAGATCAGATCGTTTTGGGCGTCTGCTtttgattggtaaatagttttgTGGCTGGTCCTTTAAAGAGGTTTCTTTACTCTTGGGTTGGACTAGTGGTTGAGTTGGGCTACCAAGACATAGACTTTCTTCCTCTTTGCACCTTCGGCTTCATCGTAGATTTGTGTAATTATACATTTTTTTTCTCATCTTTGTGATATTAAATGCTTGACTTAAAAATTGGTGCTAAACTATGTGTTTTTACTTAAATTCTTTGTTGTTACAAATAGTACTTAAaatacatttttttctttttctcaggGTGATATTCCTGCTAGTTCAACTTAGAAAAAGATAATTAACTAAAAATTATTATGTGACAAACAGAAAGACAAAAAGTGAACATTTTGAGCTTTAtgattgtgaatttgtgattaaaggtTTTAAATCACCAGttctttaattaaataaattattaaatataaaaatagggaaaattaattcaaccactcatataattaattttactatataaaataaaatatttttatttatatttaattaaaattatataaatattaatataaaactattttttacctttttattatAAACCATCAATCAAGCAGATTCACTTGAaattgaaaaagagaaaaaagaaataaaacctAAACTCAACATAAGTGAGCAGGCTAATGAGACATGACGAATTTCCTGATTCGTgaacatttatatattttttttcttaaaagtaATTTTAGGGTTGAGGATATGTACAATTTTAGTAATATCTTAATCCCCACCTCaagataattttatattttattcgcATTAAATCTATTATTACAATCCAAGTTTGAATTCTATTTGGATAGCATTGCCCACCAAATATCTGAATTCACTAAATATCCAAGTttaatattcttttaaaaatagttaaaaaaaaGCATTTATAGAAAATTGAAAAGTGAAGATGATATCTAAATATCTTatttataaaagtaaaataatgttaAACAATTGATACATACAGTTTGATAATTATAtctgaattaaatattatttattcgaATCCATAAAAAAACTAACTTAATACTGAGAAATAAAAgtaagaatttttaaaattataaacttGGAACAAAACCGAAAAGAATGTAAAATAGGagggttttttttaatttaattttatttaatattttggattttttaacaaaaaattcGGTTCTGTTTTCA harbors:
- the LOC108466984 gene encoding caffeoylshikimate esterase; amino-acid sequence: MVEQEENLHYWGDISEEEYYRLQGIKGSKSFYTSPRGLSLFTRSWLPLSGPPRGIIFGIHGYGNDISWTFQSTSIFLAQKGFACFALDMEGHGRSQGLRGYVPHVDLVVQDCLSFFNLIKQDPNFGALPCFLYGESMGGALCLLVHFADPNGFQGAVLVAPMCKISDKVRPRWPIPQALTFISNFLPTLAIVPTEDLLHKSIKVEEKKIVGNKNPVRYRGKPRLGTVVELLRVTQLLSEKLRDVSIPFLVVHGSADVVTDPEVSRTLYKEASSQDKTLKIYEGMWHSLLFGEPDENIEIVRTDILSWLSDRCNTKI